A stretch of the Vigna radiata var. radiata cultivar VC1973A chromosome 7, Vradiata_ver6, whole genome shotgun sequence genome encodes the following:
- the LOC106766183 gene encoding probable CCR4-associated factor 1 homolog 11 has product MTIPQGGSIVTRSVWASNLETEFELIRSIIASYPLISMDTEFPGVVYHSNFDIRRPENNYAVLKANVESMHLIQVGFTLSDCDGNLPSFQSSDNFIWEFNFREFNVARDPHASESIALLQRQGIDLERNKRYGVNIVRFVELLMFSGMLCNSNIQWITFHGAYDFGYLVNALTYRFFPTQPTLPVDLSDFMHLVKFFFGGTIYDVKHMIKFCPNLYGGLDRVCHSLCLDRAVGKRHQAGSDSLLTLHAFNKIKKIYFSKNSHYYKNVLYGLELF; this is encoded by the coding sequence atgaccATTCCCCAAGGTGGTTCCATAGTGACGAGATCGGTGTGGGCCTCCAACCTTGAAACGGAGTTCGAGCTAATCCGTTCCATCATCGCCTCCTATCCTTTGATCAGCATGGATACAGAATTTCCTGGCGTGGTCTATCATTCCAACTTCGATATTCGACGGCCAGAAAATAACTATGCTGTACTGAAAGCTAACGTGGAAAGCATGCATTTGATCCAAGTTGGTTTCACTCTTTCAGACTGTGATGGAAACCTTCCAAGTTTTCAGTCCTCTGATAATTTTATTTGGGAATTCAACTTCCGTGAGTTCAACGTAGCACGTGATCCTCACGCGTCTGAGTCCATTGCACTCCTTCAACGTCAAGGTATCGATTTGGAAAGGAATAAAAGATATGGAGTAAACATTGTGCGGTTTGTGGAGCTGTTGATGTTCTCTGGAATGCTTTGTAACAGTAATATTCAATGGATCACTTTCCATGGTGCCTACGACTTTGGATATCTTGTGAACGCATTAACTTACAGATTTTTTCCCACACAACCCACTTTGCCTGTGGACTTGTCAGACTTTATGCATTTGGTTAAGTTTTTCTTCGGAGGGACAATATACGATGTTAAACATATGATCAAGTTTTGTCCCAATCTCTACGGTGGTCTGGATCGAGTCTGTCACTCTTTGTGTTTGGACCGTGCTGTTGGTAAAAGACATCAAGCTGGCTCTGATAGTTTACTCACACTCCATGctttcaacaaaatcaagaaaatctatttttccaaaaactctcattattacaaaaatgtattGTATGGCTTAGAACTTTTCTGA